The stretch of DNA CAAAATGCTGATGAAATTGGCTTGGTTGGCGAAATTACCAACGTTCGGACGGAAATAGTAAAGATGATTACCGATATGGACGGAATACCTGTAATATCCCCTATTGCGGTTGACTTATTCGGTCAACATTATAACATTAACGCTGATTTAGCTGCAGCGGCAATTGCGAAAAGTCTTGAAGGGACCATATGTTTAGTAACGAACGTTGCAGGAGTGTTAGTAGACGGTGAAGTACAAAGCTCCCTGTCAAATAAACAAGTAGAACAGTTAATTGAGTCACAACAAATAACAGGTGGAATGATTCCAAAAGTACACAGTGCAATTGATTGCTTAGAAAATGGAGTTTCTAATGTAGTAATAATAGATGGAACGACTAAACAATCCCTTACACGTTTTACTAAAGGTGAACATAGCGGGACATTCTTTTATTTAGAGGAGGAAATGATTTATAGTGGGCACAACAGCTGATACAACACAACCGATTATGAATACGTATGGTCGATTTCCTATAACGGTCACTAAGGGAAAAGGAAGTTACGTTTGGGATGATAAAGGCACAAAATATTTAGATTTCACTTCAGGGATTGCGACATGTAACCTTGGTCATGTTCCCGAATTTGTAAAAAATGCATTGGTAAATCAATTGGATCAACTATGGCATGTTTCTAACCTTTATCATATTGAACCCCAACAAAAGTTAGCAAAACAGTTAACAAAAGTAACGAGCTTTGACCAAGTATTCTTTTGTAATAGTGGGGCAGAGGCGAATGAGGCAGCAATTAAACTAGTTCGTGCTAAAGCTAATAGTGAAAACAAACAACCGTTAATTGTGACATTTAAAAAGTCATTTCACGGTAGAACTTTAGCAACGTTAACAGCTACAGGACAAGAAAAAATACAAACTGGTTTTTCGCCATTAGTAGAAGGTTTTCATTACTTACCTTTTAATGACGAAGATGCACTTGAAAAGTTAAATGAATGGCAACCAACTGCTGTCATGCTCGAACTAGTACAAGGGGAAGGCGGAGTCGTCCCTGCTCATAAAACATGGATTAAAAAGTTAGTCGAGATTTGCAAAAAAAATAATAGTTTAATTGTAGTGGATGAAGTGCAAACGGGGATTGGTAGAACGGGGACTTTATTTGCCTATCAACAATATGATTTAGAACCTGATATTATGACAATTGCGAAAGGATTAGGTTCAGGTTTTCCAATCGGTGCGATGCTAGCAAAAGAGCACGTCTCTTATCTTTTCGGTCCGGGCAGTCATGGAAGTACGTTTGGAGGCAATCCACTAGCAACAACTGCAGGATTATCCACAATACAATACATCTTAAACAATGAACTATTAACAACTATAAGTGACCGAAGTAAGCAGTTAACGTTATTACTACAAAAAATAGCTAGTCAATATGATTTTATTGAAGAAGTTAGAGGGAAAGGCCTATTAATTGGACTAAAACTTAACCGTGAAATAGCCTCAACAGTCGTATTAGAATCAATAAAAAATGAACTGTTAATTTTAACAGCTGGTCCAGATGTTATACGACTTTTGCCACCATTAACAGTGTCCGAAGAGGAAATTCTGCTGTTTGTCGAAAAATTTGAAAAAGCGTTAAAAGCAGCGAAGGAGTGTTAAAAAGTGCAAAAAGGCTATTTACTTCTAGAGACGGGGCATGTTTTTGAAGGAACCCTTTTAGGGAATTCTTTGGAATCAACAGGTGAAGTAGTTTTCAATACGAGTATGACAGGATATCAGGAAATTATGTCTGATCCTTCATATGCCGGCCAAATTATCGTTTTTTGTTATCCGTTAGTTGGAAATTACGGAATTAACGAAGCCGATTTTGAATCTAATAAACTCTATATTCGAGGAATTGTTACTGGTGAAATATGTGTGAATCCTCAACATTTCCAAATGAAAGAAACAACAGTTGACACGTTAAACCGAAATGGGATTAATGGATTAACCGGAGTGGATACACGTCAAATCGTAAAGATAATTAGAAAATATGGAAGCGTCAAAGGGAAAATCACTACCAATCCTTCAAACGTATCTTTTAATGCTGATACAACGTTCTTTATAGACCAAGTATCAACTAAATCGATTCAGAAATATTCGAATGATGGGCCGCATGTTGTTTTAATTGATTATGGTAGTAAAAAATCTATACTACGAGCGTTACTAAATGAAAATTGTAAAGTAACGGTTGTCCCTTACAATACTACTCTTGTAGAAATTCAAAAATTGAATCCTGATGGGATAGTTTTAAGTAACGGACCAGGAGATCCAATGGCATTAAGTGAGTATTTAAAGGACATTAAATTAATTACAGAAATGTACCCAACGCTTGGTATTTGTTTAGGGCACCAGTTAATTGCATTAGCGCATGGGGGCAAAACGACGAAATTACCATTCGGTCATCGAGGTGGAAACCACCCAGTTAAAGAAGTGGAAACTGGGAAAGTATTTATTACATCCCAAAATCACGGATATGTAGTAGATGAAAAATCAATTATTAATAATCAAAACTTCCATATTACTTATTTCAATATAAATGATAGAACTGTAGAAGGAATACGTCATAAACAATTACCAATTTCTTCTGTACAATTTCATCCGGAAGCTAATCCTGGTCCACAGGACACCGAACATATTTTTAAAAAATTTATAAAGAATATTCACCAAGGAGAATTAACATATGCCGCTCAATAAACAGATAAAAAAAGTATTAGTAATTGGCTCAGGTCCAATTGTTATTGGGCAAGCCGCTGAATTTGATTATGCAGGGACACAAAGTTGTATTGCGCTAAAAGAAGAAGGTTTAGAGGTAATCCTTGTTAATAGTAATCCAGCAACAATTATGACTGACAAAGAGATTGCAGATAAAATATACATGGAGCCTCTAACAGTAGAAAGTTTAGAAGTGATCATAAAGAAAGAAAGACCTGATGGGATAATTGGAACTCTCGGTGGTCAGACAGGGCTTAATTTAGTAGTACAACTTGAAGAAGAACGTATTTTAGAAAAATATAATGTAAAGTTACTAGGTACATCTGTTCCTTCTATCCAGCAAGGGGAAGATCGTGAAAAGTTCCGCCAACTAATGTTAGACATTAATGAACCGATTCCTCAATCAAAAATTGTTCATACAGAACAAGAAGGACTAAATTTTGCAGAAGAAATTGGGTTTCCTGTCATTGTTCGTCCAGCTTATACTCTAGGCGGAGAAGGTGGAGGCTTTGCAAATAGCCCCCTTGAGTTACAACAACTTTTAAAAAGGGGACTCTCTTTAAGTCCGATACATCAAGTACTTTTAGAAAAAAGTATAAAAGGTTGGAAAGAAATAGAATATGAAGTTATGAGAGATGCGAATGATACTTGTATTATCGTTTGTAATATGGAAAATATGGACCCAGTAGGAGTTCATACAGGTGATTCCATTGTCGTAGCTCCTTCACAAACTTTATCAGACGTTCAATATCAAATTTTAAGAAATGCTTCATTAAAAGTTATTCGCGCTTTAAAAATAATTGGTGGTTGTAATATTCAATTTGCTTTCCATCCAGAATCAAACGAGTATTTCATTATTGAAGTAAATCCACGGGTTAGTCGTTCATCTGCACTTGCATCAAAAGCAACTGGTTATCCAATTGCAAGAATAGCAACGAAATGTGCAATAGGCTATCATTTAGATGAAATTATAAATCCAATAACAGGAAATACATTTACTTCATTCGAACCTGCTCTAGACTATGTTGTAGTTAAGCTTCCAAGATTTCCGTTTGATAAATTTACAGAAGCAGATCGCACATTAGGCACTCAAATGAAAGCAACAGGTGAAGTTCTATCAATAGATCGGTCGTTTGAAGGTGCAATGAATAAGGCAATTCGTTCTTTAGAAATGAATGTAAAAGGTTTAAAAACAAATAAACTTTCTAATAAAAACTTGGATGAAATTAAGAAATTATTAGCAACGCCGAACGATTATCGACTTTTTGCAATTGCGGAAGGGTTACAAAAAGGGATGTCGATAGAGGAACTTCATGAACTCACTGAAATAAATGAATGGTTTTTACAAAAACTAAATGGAATGGTATTACTAGAAGAACAATTAGCAACCTTTACAATTGATACTGTTACGAAAGAGTTGTTAACATTAGCAAAATATCAAAATATAAGTGATGAATATTTAAGTGAGTTATTATCTTGCTCTATCGAAGAAGTGAAAGAGAAGAGAGAAGCTTTCGGTTTAAAACCCGCCTATAAACTAGTTGACACTTGCGCAGCGGAATTCGATGCATTAACTCCATATTATTACTCTACATGGTCCGGAGTAGATGAAGTAGAAGTAAGTAATAAGGAAAAAGCACTTGTAATTGGATCTGGTCCTATAAGAATTGGTCAAGGTATTGAATTTGATTATTGTTCCGTTCATGCTGTAAAAGCATTAAAGAAATTAGGGTTAGAAACAGTAGTAGTTAATAACAACCCTGAAACAGTTAGTACAGATTTTTCAATTGCGGATAAGTTGTACTTTGAACCACTTACAGTTGAAGATATTATGAACGTTATTGTAAAAGAAAACGTAAACTATGTATTCATCCAGTTCGGCGGACAGACAGCGATCAATTTAGCGGCAGCTCTTAAAGAAAAAGGGATTAATGTTGTCGGTACGACTGTAGAAAATATTGATAAGCTTGAAGATCGTCAACAATTTTATCAACTATTAGACGAGATAAACATTCCGCATATGGATGGTGAAATCGTTTATGATATTAACAGTTTAAAAGATGCAGCAGACAAAATAGGATACCCAGTATTAGTCAGACCATCTTATGTTATCGGTGGACAATCGATGTATACATTTTATGAAGAGGATGAATTAACATTTTACATCGATCATTTAAAGGAAGAAAACTATCATGTATGGCCTCTTTTAGTAGACCAGTTTGTACCTGGAACTGAATGTGAGTTAGATGTCGTAAGTGATGGGAAAAACATATACATTCCTGCAATTTTTGAACATGTTGAAAAAGCCGGTGTTCATTCGGGAGATAGTATAGCAGTATTCCCACCAGTACATCTATCAAAAGAAATACAAGAAGTACTTGTAGATTATACAAAACGAATTTGTGAAGCTGCATCCATTGTAGGGCTAGCCAATATTCAGTTTATCATAAAAAATAACACGGTCTATTGTTTAGAAGTTAATCCGAGAGCATCTCGAACTATTCCAATTGTGAGCAAAGTAACAGGAGTAAATTTAGTAGATTTAGCTGTTAAGGCACAGTTAGGAAATGAACTAGCTGAAGTTGGATTGAAGGAATTCCCGCACTTTTATAGTGTAAAAGCACCGATTTTTTCTGCTACCAAACTTAAAGGTGTTGATCATGTTTTAGGTCCAGAAATGAAATCAACAGGGGAAGTACTAGGATTAGGATTTAGTTATGAAGAAGCGTTATTTAAAGCACTATTCTATAAAGTAAATCCATTTGACTATACAAATAATAAAAGTTTCCTTTTATCCGTTACGGAACGTGAAAAGGAAAATGTAGTACCAATTGCTATTAAGTTAATCGAAAAAGGATTTTCAATTGTAGCTACAGATGGCACTGCCAAACATTTATCGCAAAAAGGAATAGAAACGAAGCCGTATGAAGAAGAATTGTTTTTAAAGGAAGAAATTGCAGGAGCTATCATTATTCCAACAAAAGGGAGAAACTTAATTAGACTTGGTGCAAAATTACGAGAACTTTGTACTCGATATCAAGTACCTTGCTTTACTAGCTTGGATACAGCTTCTGAAGCGATTAAAATAAACAAAGTTAATCGAGACTTCCGTTCTATGAAAGATTACTATATACATCAAGTAGAAGGGGAAGATCAATATGCAACCAACATTAGTGAATACAAAAGCTAATCAAATAGAAAAAAAAGACTTTTTAACTATAAATGAATACACAACAGATGAAATACTTTATTTGTTAAATGAAGCAGTAACAATGAAGAAGCTTCAAAAAGAAGGAAAACCGCATCGTTATCTAGAGGGAAAAGTGTTAGGGATGATTTTTGAAAAATCTTCTACAAGGACACGTGTATCGTTCGAGGTAGGGATGTTACAACTTGGTGGAAATGCGTTATTTTTAAGTTCAAACGATATTCAACTAGGCCGCGGAGAAACAACACATGATACAGCAAAAGTATTATCACGTTATGTTGACGGACTAATGATTAGG from Sutcliffiella cohnii encodes:
- the argB gene encoding acetylglutamate kinase, translating into MNYLVIKCGGSIFEQLSPSFFEELVQIQKEKEFVPIIVHGGGPSITKTLSSLEIETKFVNGLRQTTPEVLDVVEMILSGSLNKQIVRNIIKAGGKAIGISGVDGMFLEAKPVQNADEIGLVGEITNVRTEIVKMITDMDGIPVISPIAVDLFGQHYNINADLAAAAIAKSLEGTICLVTNVAGVLVDGEVQSSLSNKQVEQLIESQQITGGMIPKVHSAIDCLENGVSNVVIIDGTTKQSLTRFTKGEHSGTFFYLEEEMIYSGHNS
- a CDS encoding acetylornithine transaminase, with the translated sequence MNTYGRFPITVTKGKGSYVWDDKGTKYLDFTSGIATCNLGHVPEFVKNALVNQLDQLWHVSNLYHIEPQQKLAKQLTKVTSFDQVFFCNSGAEANEAAIKLVRAKANSENKQPLIVTFKKSFHGRTLATLTATGQEKIQTGFSPLVEGFHYLPFNDEDALEKLNEWQPTAVMLELVQGEGGVVPAHKTWIKKLVEICKKNNSLIVVDEVQTGIGRTGTLFAYQQYDLEPDIMTIAKGLGSGFPIGAMLAKEHVSYLFGPGSHGSTFGGNPLATTAGLSTIQYILNNELLTTISDRSKQLTLLLQKIASQYDFIEEVRGKGLLIGLKLNREIASTVVLESIKNELLILTAGPDVIRLLPPLTVSEEEILLFVEKFEKALKAAKEC
- a CDS encoding carbamoyl phosphate synthase small subunit — protein: MQKGYLLLETGHVFEGTLLGNSLESTGEVVFNTSMTGYQEIMSDPSYAGQIIVFCYPLVGNYGINEADFESNKLYIRGIVTGEICVNPQHFQMKETTVDTLNRNGINGLTGVDTRQIVKIIRKYGSVKGKITTNPSNVSFNADTTFFIDQVSTKSIQKYSNDGPHVVLIDYGSKKSILRALLNENCKVTVVPYNTTLVEIQKLNPDGIVLSNGPGDPMALSEYLKDIKLITEMYPTLGICLGHQLIALAHGGKTTKLPFGHRGGNHPVKEVETGKVFITSQNHGYVVDEKSIINNQNFHITYFNINDRTVEGIRHKQLPISSVQFHPEANPGPQDTEHIFKKFIKNIHQGELTYAAQ
- the carB gene encoding carbamoyl-phosphate synthase (glutamine-hydrolyzing) large subunit — encoded protein: MPLNKQIKKVLVIGSGPIVIGQAAEFDYAGTQSCIALKEEGLEVILVNSNPATIMTDKEIADKIYMEPLTVESLEVIIKKERPDGIIGTLGGQTGLNLVVQLEEERILEKYNVKLLGTSVPSIQQGEDREKFRQLMLDINEPIPQSKIVHTEQEGLNFAEEIGFPVIVRPAYTLGGEGGGFANSPLELQQLLKRGLSLSPIHQVLLEKSIKGWKEIEYEVMRDANDTCIIVCNMENMDPVGVHTGDSIVVAPSQTLSDVQYQILRNASLKVIRALKIIGGCNIQFAFHPESNEYFIIEVNPRVSRSSALASKATGYPIARIATKCAIGYHLDEIINPITGNTFTSFEPALDYVVVKLPRFPFDKFTEADRTLGTQMKATGEVLSIDRSFEGAMNKAIRSLEMNVKGLKTNKLSNKNLDEIKKLLATPNDYRLFAIAEGLQKGMSIEELHELTEINEWFLQKLNGMVLLEEQLATFTIDTVTKELLTLAKYQNISDEYLSELLSCSIEEVKEKREAFGLKPAYKLVDTCAAEFDALTPYYYSTWSGVDEVEVSNKEKALVIGSGPIRIGQGIEFDYCSVHAVKALKKLGLETVVVNNNPETVSTDFSIADKLYFEPLTVEDIMNVIVKENVNYVFIQFGGQTAINLAAALKEKGINVVGTTVENIDKLEDRQQFYQLLDEINIPHMDGEIVYDINSLKDAADKIGYPVLVRPSYVIGGQSMYTFYEEDELTFYIDHLKEENYHVWPLLVDQFVPGTECELDVVSDGKNIYIPAIFEHVEKAGVHSGDSIAVFPPVHLSKEIQEVLVDYTKRICEAASIVGLANIQFIIKNNTVYCLEVNPRASRTIPIVSKVTGVNLVDLAVKAQLGNELAEVGLKEFPHFYSVKAPIFSATKLKGVDHVLGPEMKSTGEVLGLGFSYEEALFKALFYKVNPFDYTNNKSFLLSVTEREKENVVPIAIKLIEKGFSIVATDGTAKHLSQKGIETKPYEEELFLKEEIAGAIIIPTKGRNLIRLGAKLRELCTRYQVPCFTSLDTASEAIKINKVNRDFRSMKDYYIHQVEGEDQYATNISEYKS